A single Branchiostoma floridae strain S238N-H82 unplaced genomic scaffold, Bfl_VNyyK Sc7u5tJ_1285, whole genome shotgun sequence DNA region contains:
- the LOC118407304 gene encoding zinc finger C3H1 domain-containing protein-like → MNNFRYLKHHLSRLQSRQDKMAATKTLRELTNRCLVSMPTSFPRQHSQGHWQDYSFHNKVVDLYIGCLEKGQRSTAYENFLRMMPNNVNLNLRAVEHAFATDDIQLARSLLATVPAEQPPCVGLWQLVVHLHLRDGNFNKVSRLYQAGKPGLLPPFMQLLWEKP, encoded by the exons ATGAATAATTTCAGATATTTGAAGCACCATCTGTCAAGGTTACAGTCCAGGcaggacaagatggccgccaCAAAGACCCTGAGGGAGCTGACCAATCGCTGCCTTGTCTCCATGCCGACCAGTTTCCCCCGGCAACACAGCCAGGGCCACTGGCAGGACTATAGCTTTCACAACAAG gtcgttgacctctacATCGGGTGTCTCGaaaagggtcagaggtcaactgCGTATGAGAACTTCCTGCGCATGATGCCCAACAATGTGAACCTGAACCTGAG GGCCGTGGAACATGCCTTTGCCACCGACGACATCCAGCTGGCTCGCAGTCTCCTAGCAACCGTGCCTGCCGAACAGCCACCGTGTGTCGGACTCTGGCAACT TGTTGTCCACCTGCACCTTCGGGATGGTAACTTCAACAAG GTCTCCAGACTCTACCAAGCAGGCAAACCCGGCTTGCTGCCCCCATTTATGCAACTTCTCTGGGAAAAACCGTAA
- the LOC118407305 gene encoding zinc finger C3H1 domain-containing protein-like, producing the protein MERVSNKVSSARGVCKRLLKACPGSVPLYLLLAEVEARHGTSQDTLNVLQEATSRHEQSAEIHLALAKCLLSQGDKESALGALVNCVEAFFNIEDSSEEHTPQRLYSKLLGQPLPLGYTAPPYADGLDHSTVRGEQLYLYLNYSLLLGLQGDNASSAEVYEAAICSLTSTRDVQTVWME; encoded by the exons ATGGAGAGGGTCTCCAACAA gGTTAGTTCAGCACGAGGAGTGTGTAAGCGCCTACTAAAGGCCTGTCCAGGCTCTGTGCCCCTGTACCTGCTGCTGGCTGAGGTGGAAGCCAGACATGGGACCAGTCAGGACACACTCAAC GTTCTTCAAGAAGCTACTTCAAGACATGAACAGAGTGCAGAAATACATCTTGCCTTGGCCAAGTGTCTACTCTCTCAG GGTGACAAGGAAAGTGCTCTTGGTGCTCTAGTAAACTGTGTGGAGGCTTTCTTCAACATAGAAGATTCTTCAGAAGAACACACACCACAAAGACTCTACAG CAAACTCCTTGGCCAGCCCCTGCCACTGGGTTACACTGCACCACCGTACGCAGATGGACTGGACCATTCCACTGTGAGGGGGGAGCAGCTTTACCTGTATCTCAACTACAG CTTGTTGCTGGGTCTCCAGGGTGATAATGCCAGCTCAGCGGAGGTGTACGAGGCAGCCATCTGTAGTCTCACCAGCACCCGGGATGTACAGACAGTCTGGATGGAGTAA